From Aristaeella lactis, the proteins below share one genomic window:
- a CDS encoding carbohydrate ABC transporter permease yields MTTIAKSSPRKKIKAGSFSLNRFGSGTQTAFHVVLALFALMCIIPFLFVVIIAFSSEESIRQIGYSFTPLSWSTQAFDYTFKLGNALWRSYFNSFLITIIGTTLSVALTVLYAYPLFRRDYRHRNFFNFLSFFTMIFGGGLVPTFVICKSVLGLSDNYAALIVPMLFSPFNVIIMRTFLQTTVPNELIEAATIDGSGEYSTLVRIVLPVVKPGIATIALLVSLGYWNEWFLSLLYLNKNMEIMPLQYLLMRMQRNADFLAKNSSMLGADAAKAAAQLPSQSLKMALVVFIVVPIACAYPFFQRYVIAGLTIGSVKG; encoded by the coding sequence ATGACAACGATCGCCAAATCTTCTCCTCGGAAAAAAATAAAAGCCGGTTCCTTCTCCCTGAACCGTTTCGGTTCCGGAACCCAGACCGCCTTCCATGTGGTGCTCGCACTCTTCGCCCTGATGTGCATTATTCCCTTCCTCTTTGTGGTTATCATCGCCTTCTCTTCCGAAGAGAGCATCCGGCAGATAGGTTACTCCTTCACGCCGCTTTCCTGGAGCACCCAGGCATTTGATTACACCTTTAAGCTGGGCAACGCGCTCTGGAGAAGCTACTTCAACTCCTTCCTGATCACTATCATCGGTACAACCCTGAGCGTAGCCCTGACTGTACTGTATGCCTATCCCCTGTTCAGAAGGGATTACCGCCACCGGAATTTCTTCAACTTCCTCAGCTTCTTTACGATGATCTTCGGCGGCGGCCTTGTCCCCACCTTCGTCATCTGCAAGAGCGTCCTGGGCCTCAGCGATAACTACGCTGCCCTGATCGTTCCCATGCTCTTCAGCCCCTTCAATGTCATCATCATGCGCACCTTCCTGCAGACCACAGTGCCAAATGAGCTGATCGAGGCAGCCACCATTGATGGCAGCGGAGAGTACTCCACCCTGGTCAGGATTGTCCTGCCGGTGGTCAAGCCCGGCATCGCGACCATCGCCCTGCTGGTCTCGCTGGGATACTGGAATGAATGGTTCCTTTCCCTGCTGTACCTGAATAAGAACATGGAAATCATGCCTCTCCAGTATCTGCTCATGCGGATGCAGCGTAACGCGGACTTCCTTGCAAAGAACTCCTCCATGCTGGGGGCGGATGCCGCCAAGGCTGCGGCACAGCTGCCTTCCCAGTCCCTGAAAATGGCCCTCGTGGTGTTCATCGTGGTTCCTATTGCCTGTGCATACCCCTTCTTCCAGCGGTACGTCATCGCAGGTCTGACCATCGGCTCGGTAAAAGGATGA
- a CDS encoding ABC transporter permease yields MTAIQSNAGKRRIGNGSVTSRKKTFWLTTMMLPGAIWLLLIRYLPMFGIVIAFKNYRAFRPNTFWNNIVRSEWVGLKNFEFLKSPDTGIMIRNTLGYNILWIILGLIISVAFAIMMSELTSRFMAKTYQTLMFFPYFLSWVVASYFVLAFLDPTSGMIPFMQKAAGQKAANFYHDTTWWPLILTICNLWKNLGYSSVLYLAAITGIDTTQYEAAAVDGATKWQQIWHVTLPGIRPMIVILLIMNVGKIFNADFGLFYNVPQNSGSLYPVTQVVDTYVYRAYANTHNLGMSSAAGFLQSAIGLICIVGANTLVRKIDAESSLF; encoded by the coding sequence ATGACGGCAATTCAATCAAACGCCGGTAAGCGACGGATCGGAAACGGAAGCGTCACTTCCAGGAAAAAGACCTTCTGGCTGACCACCATGATGCTTCCCGGTGCCATCTGGCTGCTGCTGATCCGTTACCTGCCCATGTTCGGTATTGTGATCGCGTTTAAAAACTACCGGGCCTTCCGCCCCAACACTTTCTGGAACAATATCGTCCGGAGCGAATGGGTGGGCCTGAAGAACTTCGAATTTCTCAAATCCCCCGACACCGGCATCATGATCCGCAACACCCTGGGTTATAACATCCTGTGGATCATCCTGGGTCTGATCATCTCCGTGGCCTTCGCCATTATGATGAGCGAGCTGACCTCCCGGTTCATGGCCAAGACCTACCAGACTCTGATGTTCTTCCCCTACTTCCTGTCCTGGGTCGTTGCCAGCTACTTCGTCCTGGCCTTCCTGGATCCTACCAGCGGTATGATTCCCTTCATGCAGAAAGCCGCCGGACAAAAAGCCGCCAACTTTTACCACGACACCACCTGGTGGCCGCTGATCCTTACCATCTGTAACCTGTGGAAGAACCTGGGGTATTCGTCAGTGCTGTACCTCGCCGCCATCACCGGCATTGACACCACCCAGTATGAAGCGGCAGCTGTCGATGGCGCCACCAAGTGGCAGCAGATCTGGCACGTGACCCTGCCCGGTATCCGCCCCATGATCGTCATCCTGCTGATCATGAATGTCGGCAAGATCTTCAATGCGGATTTCGGCCTGTTCTATAACGTGCCCCAGAACTCCGGTTCCCTGTACCCGGTCACCCAGGTGGTTGACACCTATGTCTACCGGGCTTACGCCAACACACACAACCTGGGAATGAGCTCCGCCGCGGGTTTCCTCCAGAGCGCCATCGGCCTGATCTGTATCGTCGGTGCCAACACGCTGGTTCGGAAGATCGACGCGGAAAGCTCCCTGTTCTGA
- a CDS encoding ABC transporter substrate-binding protein, which translates to MKKFLSLILTLALVLSVCSFAAADDLPTITIMFHGSNVTDDSAVLEKVNEYIADKVGAKLEVIWGTWGDFDEKAVNALTSGDKDVDIVFTCSWSSDEYNSYAKKGYFLKLDDLIEKYGADLKAAIPESLMQAATIEGAEGKGIYAVNGFKDTATQNTWDVNVTLLTELGYTVDDLMAKGFFGWDEIFAKAKEVKGDSFYPFLVEPMVAERMVTNSIIVAGDAGSTNLLSLYLNPEDVSADGVYGNKLVNKFATPEYKAFVDQMHKYYEAGYIDPALSVGETSNDCRTNHQKDASYLIGTQSYAFGYEYSAEVLARGAEIKFVPCTDPYVDTTASQGAMMAINSASEHPEEAFKFLALLNSDPTLMTLMNYGVEGIHYTLNDEGLVVFNADARATYSPWTNGVGNVTILPDTADEGKGFRKSFQEYYAGAKGIPSLGFVFDNTPVENEMAALGNVAAQYALALDCGAVDPDSELPAFLSALDAAGMEAYLNEANAQLDAYMAK; encoded by the coding sequence ATGAAAAAGTTCCTGTCTCTCATTCTGACCCTGGCACTGGTCCTCTCCGTGTGCAGCTTCGCCGCGGCTGATGATCTGCCCACCATCACCATCATGTTCCATGGTTCCAACGTAACCGATGACAGCGCTGTGCTGGAAAAAGTCAACGAATACATCGCTGACAAAGTCGGCGCGAAACTGGAAGTCATCTGGGGCACCTGGGGCGACTTCGACGAGAAAGCCGTCAATGCCCTGACCTCCGGCGACAAGGATGTGGACATCGTCTTCACCTGTTCCTGGAGCTCTGACGAGTACAACAGCTATGCCAAGAAGGGTTACTTCCTCAAGCTGGATGACCTGATCGAAAAGTACGGTGCCGACCTGAAAGCCGCCATCCCGGAAAGCCTGATGCAGGCCGCCACCATCGAAGGCGCTGAAGGCAAGGGCATCTACGCCGTCAACGGTTTCAAAGACACCGCTACCCAGAACACCTGGGACGTGAACGTCACCCTGCTGACCGAACTGGGTTACACCGTGGACGATCTGATGGCCAAGGGATTCTTCGGCTGGGACGAGATCTTCGCCAAGGCCAAGGAAGTCAAGGGCGACAGCTTCTACCCCTTCCTCGTGGAGCCCATGGTTGCCGAGCGTATGGTCACCAACTCCATCATCGTTGCCGGTGACGCCGGTTCCACCAACCTCCTCTCCCTGTACCTGAATCCTGAAGATGTTTCCGCTGATGGCGTCTATGGAAACAAACTCGTTAACAAGTTCGCCACTCCCGAATACAAAGCTTTCGTGGATCAGATGCACAAGTACTACGAAGCCGGCTACATTGATCCCGCCCTGTCCGTGGGTGAAACCTCCAATGACTGCCGCACCAACCACCAGAAGGACGCTTCTTACCTGATCGGAACCCAGTCCTACGCTTTCGGTTATGAATATTCTGCCGAGGTGCTGGCTCGCGGCGCCGAGATCAAATTCGTGCCCTGCACCGATCCCTATGTGGACACCACCGCTTCCCAGGGTGCCATGATGGCTATCAACTCCGCTTCCGAGCATCCGGAAGAAGCCTTCAAGTTCCTGGCTCTGCTGAACAGCGACCCGACCCTCATGACCCTGATGAACTACGGCGTGGAAGGCATCCACTACACCCTTAACGATGAAGGCCTGGTCGTCTTCAACGCGGATGCCCGTGCCACCTACAGCCCCTGGACCAACGGCGTCGGCAACGTCACCATCCTGCCCGATACCGCTGATGAAGGCAAGGGATTCCGGAAGTCCTTCCAGGAATACTACGCCGGTGCGAAGGGCATTCCTTCCCTGGGCTTCGTGTTCGACAACACCCCCGTTGAAAATGAAATGGCTGCTCTGGGCAACGTTGCCGCCCAGTATGCCCTCGCCCTGGACTGCGGCGCGGTTGATCCTGACTCCGAACTGCCTGCCTTCCTGAGCGCTCTGGACGCTGCCGGCATGGAAGCTTACCTGAACGAAGCCAATGCCCAGCTGGACGCCTACATGGCTAAATAA